One genomic region from Rhizomicrobium palustre encodes:
- a CDS encoding cupin-like domain-containing protein: protein MSFEFGALTRVREWHGVTPEIFHDQIIPADQPAVLKGLVADWPIVRAATTSSKGLYEYLRAHDSGRATTIFVAEPSINGAFFYRDDMSGLNFERRSQPLQMVAANLVALSESENPPALYAPAAVASETTPSFTKENPLPLVAPDVEARLWLGNAITAPTHYDMEDGIACVVAGRRRFTFFPPDQLPNLYIGPLDMAPGGLPTSLVKASDPDFARFPRYREALKVAQAAELEPGDAIFIPNMWWHNVESLDRVNLLVNYWWFEGTRGAASPFSALALGLMAIPPLPESRRAVWRQMFEHYVFRSEGDPVPYLPADKRGMLGTLTPDVTRYMRTQIVRSLTRSLPAQIREQIQRWVSASP from the coding sequence GTGTCTTTCGAATTTGGTGCGCTTACCAGAGTACGTGAATGGCATGGGGTCACGCCGGAAATCTTCCACGACCAGATCATTCCCGCCGATCAACCCGCCGTTTTGAAAGGGCTGGTCGCCGATTGGCCCATCGTGCGCGCCGCCACCACCTCTTCCAAAGGGCTTTATGAATATCTGCGCGCCCATGACAGCGGCCGGGCGACGACGATTTTCGTGGCGGAGCCCAGCATCAACGGCGCCTTCTTCTATCGCGATGACATGAGCGGGCTGAATTTCGAGCGCCGCAGTCAGCCCTTGCAGATGGTCGCCGCCAATCTTGTCGCGCTTTCAGAAAGCGAGAATCCGCCCGCGCTCTATGCCCCGGCAGCGGTGGCGAGCGAGACCACACCGAGCTTCACAAAGGAAAATCCGCTGCCGCTGGTGGCGCCCGATGTGGAGGCGCGGCTTTGGCTTGGCAATGCCATCACAGCCCCCACCCATTACGACATGGAGGACGGCATTGCCTGTGTGGTGGCCGGGCGCCGCCGCTTCACCTTCTTCCCGCCGGATCAATTGCCCAACCTTTATATCGGCCCCTTGGATATGGCGCCGGGCGGATTGCCGACCTCGCTGGTGAAAGCTTCCGATCCCGATTTTGCGCGGTTTCCCCGCTATCGCGAGGCGCTGAAGGTTGCGCAAGCCGCCGAGCTTGAACCCGGAGACGCCATCTTCATTCCGAACATGTGGTGGCACAATGTGGAATCGCTCGACCGCGTGAATCTGCTCGTGAATTATTGGTGGTTCGAGGGCACACGCGGCGCCGCCTCGCCCTTCAGCGCGCTTGCGCTAGGCTTGATGGCCATTCCGCCCCTGCCCGAAAGCCGCCGCGCGGTGTGGCGCCAAATGTTCGAACATTACGTGTTTCGCAGCGAGGGCGACCCCGTGCCATATCTGCCGGCGGACAAGCGCGGCATGCTGGGAACGCTGACGCCCGATGTGACACGCTATATGCGGACCCAGATCGTACGCTCTCTAACCCGCAGCCTGCCCGCGCAAATTCGCGAGCAGATTCAGCGCTGGGTATCGGCCAGCCCTTAA
- a CDS encoding globin-coupled sensor protein, with protein MSVTPDFDRNERLRFAGIGPDVADRLQAFWPHVERALPRILDDFYQHLASVPRLSQIVGTQHTRLKAAQSSHWALLFKGTFECAYMQNITRIGLAHKKIGLEPRWYAAAYQIILNDLIALVFRTYWYKPWNIRPTIKALNQALILDMEMAISSYLDETMADINTCVDEVAGALEKLAGGQTNVRINATLGKDFAKLKDDFNTAVARLDETITGVIGGARQIAHGSAQIDEASKDLSQRTERQAAALEETAAALEEITATTQRTAENAGHATKVVGAAKADAELGGQVVDTAISAMDQIAQSSRQINDIIGVIDEIAFQTNLLALNAGVEAARAGEAGKGFAVVAAEVRALAQRSGEASKEIRKLINTSSEQVEAGVRHVGETGTALKRIVERVVEINSLVGEIAAASQQQSTGLKEVNSAVAQLDQVTQQNAAMVEEATAAANTLSQEAQRLRQSTDFFAQSPAAPLRQRSAA; from the coding sequence ATGAGCGTTACCCCGGATTTTGACCGCAATGAACGTCTGCGTTTCGCCGGCATCGGCCCAGATGTGGCTGATCGTCTGCAAGCCTTCTGGCCGCATGTGGAAAGGGCCCTGCCGCGCATCTTAGATGATTTTTATCAGCACCTCGCCAGCGTGCCGAGACTTTCCCAGATCGTGGGCACGCAGCACACGCGGCTGAAAGCGGCGCAGTCCTCGCATTGGGCGCTGCTTTTCAAAGGCACATTTGAATGCGCCTATATGCAGAACATTACCCGCATCGGGCTGGCGCATAAGAAAATTGGGCTCGAACCGCGCTGGTACGCGGCGGCCTATCAGATCATCCTCAATGATCTCATCGCCTTGGTATTTCGCACCTATTGGTACAAGCCTTGGAATATCCGCCCCACCATCAAGGCTCTCAACCAGGCGCTCATCCTCGATATGGAAATGGCAATCTCGTCTTATCTCGATGAGACCATGGCCGACATCAACACCTGTGTCGATGAAGTCGCTGGCGCGCTGGAAAAACTCGCTGGCGGGCAGACGAATGTTCGGATTAACGCAACGCTCGGCAAGGATTTTGCCAAGCTCAAGGATGATTTCAACACCGCCGTGGCGCGACTTGATGAGACCATCACCGGGGTGATCGGCGGGGCGCGCCAGATCGCGCATGGTTCGGCGCAGATCGACGAAGCTTCCAAGGATTTGTCACAGCGCACCGAACGCCAAGCGGCGGCCTTGGAAGAAACCGCGGCGGCGTTGGAGGAAATCACCGCCACCACGCAACGTACCGCCGAAAACGCGGGCCACGCCACCAAAGTGGTAGGCGCCGCGAAAGCGGATGCGGAGCTGGGCGGCCAGGTGGTCGACACCGCCATTTCCGCGATGGATCAGATTGCTCAGTCCTCGCGGCAGATCAACGATATCATCGGTGTGATCGACGAGATCGCCTTTCAGACCAATCTTCTGGCGCTCAATGCCGGTGTCGAAGCGGCCAGGGCTGGCGAAGCCGGCAAGGGCTTCGCTGTGGTTGCCGCCGAGGTGCGCGCCCTGGCGCAGCGCTCGGGCGAGGCCTCCAAGGAGATCCGCAAGCTGATCAATACTTCTTCCGAACAGGTGGAAGCGGGGGTACGCCATGTCGGCGAAACCGGAACGGCTTTGAAGCGCATCGTGGAACGCGTGGTGGAGATCAACAGCCTGGTGGGCGAAATCGCCGCCGCTTCGCAGCAGCAATCGACGGGTCTCAAAGAGGTCAATTCAGCGGTGGCTCAGCTCGATCAGGTCACCCAGCAGAATGCCGCCATGGTGGAAGAGGCGACCGCCGCCGCCAACACCCTCTCGCAAGAGGCCCAAAGGCTGCGCCAATCGACCGACTTCTTCGCGCAAAGCCCTGCGGCACCTCTCCGCCAGCGTTCCGCGGCTTAA
- a CDS encoding DPP IV N-terminal domain-containing protein, producing the protein MRAMWVFLAGLLMGAPGFAGELGLFDAYNDIGKVSPPGTASYDAAQGSYTLTAAGANVWGKEDAFHFLWKKMSGDFALTAEVVFPPKAYPKEPNPHRKALLMIRQDLSPGSVYADVAPHGVGLTALQYRPEKDGATHDIELNIDFPKTVRLEKRGDVLTMFISEHGEALHQAGASTRLHFTAPFYVGLGLTSHEEAITDKVVFNQVRLEMPEAETGKTTTWSTLNLIKIDPGAPTATIIEHKQGIYESPNVAADKKSVLINEDGKFFRIPLKDPLAGGAREAVLTGEASGCWGEHGYSPDGKWLAVSCKAPGENGPDVHIVPAQGGAARRLTHQPISFFHGWSPDGKTIAFTSIKDGHEDIYTVPVSGGAPTRLTTEALNDGAEFTPDGRYLYFNSNRSGAMQIWRMRPDGSAPEQITKDGFDDWYPHISPDGKWLVMLSYKQGEATASHPMNKQVALRLMSLTDGSIRVLHRLTGGQGTLDSPCWSPDSKLIGFVSYSDIAEGTK; encoded by the coding sequence ATGCGCGCCATGTGGGTGTTTCTGGCCGGTCTCCTGATGGGGGCACCGGGGTTCGCAGGCGAACTTGGCCTCTTCGATGCGTATAACGATATCGGCAAGGTGAGCCCGCCGGGCACGGCTTCTTATGATGCGGCACAGGGCAGCTACACACTGACGGCGGCGGGCGCCAATGTCTGGGGCAAAGAAGATGCGTTTCACTTTCTCTGGAAAAAAATGTCCGGCGATTTTGCGCTGACGGCGGAGGTGGTCTTCCCGCCCAAGGCCTATCCCAAGGAGCCCAATCCACATCGTAAAGCCTTGCTGATGATCCGGCAGGATCTTTCCCCGGGCAGTGTTTATGCCGACGTCGCCCCGCATGGGGTGGGCCTGACGGCGCTGCAATATCGCCCCGAGAAAGATGGTGCCACCCATGACATCGAGCTCAATATCGATTTTCCCAAAACGGTGCGGCTGGAAAAGCGCGGCGATGTGCTGACCATGTTCATCAGCGAACATGGCGAGGCGCTGCATCAAGCGGGCGCATCCACCCGATTGCATTTCACCGCGCCGTTTTATGTCGGGCTTGGGCTGACCTCACATGAGGAGGCGATCACCGACAAAGTGGTGTTCAACCAAGTGCGGCTGGAAATGCCTGAGGCGGAGACGGGCAAGACGACTACCTGGTCGACGCTCAATCTGATCAAGATCGATCCAGGCGCGCCCACCGCGACCATCATCGAGCACAAGCAAGGCATCTATGAATCACCCAATGTGGCGGCGGATAAGAAATCCGTCTTGATCAATGAAGACGGAAAATTCTTTCGCATTCCCTTGAAGGACCCGCTGGCAGGCGGCGCGCGCGAGGCGGTTTTGACCGGAGAGGCTAGCGGCTGCTGGGGCGAGCATGGATATTCCCCGGATGGCAAATGGCTGGCGGTGAGCTGTAAAGCGCCGGGCGAAAATGGACCCGATGTGCATATTGTGCCTGCGCAAGGCGGGGCGGCGCGGCGGCTGACGCATCAGCCGATTTCGTTTTTCCATGGCTGGTCGCCCGATGGCAAAACCATCGCCTTCACCTCCATCAAAGATGGGCATGAAGACATCTATACCGTTCCGGTTTCTGGCGGTGCACCGACGCGGCTGACCACCGAGGCGCTGAATGACGGCGCGGAATTCACGCCGGATGGGCGCTATCTCTATTTCAACTCCAACCGCAGCGGCGCGATGCAGATCTGGCGGATGCGCCCCGACGGCAGTGCGCCAGAGCAAATCACCAAAGACGGCTTCGATGATTGGTATCCCCATATCTCGCCGGACGGAAAATGGCTGGTGATGCTGAGTTATAAACAAGGCGAAGCAACCGCGAGCCATCCTATGAATAAGCAAGTGGCGCTACGGCTGATGTCGCTGACGGATGGCTCCATCCGCGTGTTGCATCGCTTGACCGGCGGCCAGGGCACACTGGATTCGCCTTGCTGGTCACCGGATTCCAAACTGATCGGCTTTGTCAGCTACAGCGATATCGCGGAGGGCACGAAATGA
- the pepF gene encoding oligoendopeptidase F encodes MNRFAFFTALAVTTALVPANAAAPAAPAAYTWDLGDLYPSPEAWTAAQGKVKGEIDKLDGYKATIGKSSKDMLAALSAMSDTRRQLDRLFVYASLKGDEDVRVSKNQERVQLAQALMAQFGEKTSWLTPTILTIGADKVAAFEKQSPELKSRFGFMLDNILRAAPHTLTPEAEQVMASVSNVLAQPNTIYSQLSNGDLPYPSLVLSDGTKVERLDQAHYSKYRQSANRDDRKKVFDTFWGAWKKYEGTFGATLNTQVLAEEFDAKVRKFPNALSDALFSDNMPEGVYRQLVAQANAGLPTFHRYLKLRKRQLGIKDELGYHDMYPSIFPLKTEPKFTVEESEKIGLDVTAAYGPEYTNLLKKGFSSRWMDVLPRQGKASGAYMNGSAYDVHPYLLLNHNDDYQSLSTLVHEWGHAVHTLLTHDNQPYEKSNYSTFTAETASIGNEMLLNDYMVAHAKTKEEKLYYLGEGLELIRTTFFRQTMFGEFQLAIHEEVEKGNALTGEKLSQIYCGLLKHYYGEKEGITRIDPSVCIEWAFIPHFYYGFYVYQYATSMAGAAALTKEIGEQKPGARERFINLLKAGGSDYPYEIYKKAGLDMATPAPYQALIARMNRLMDQIDELEKQK; translated from the coding sequence ATGAATCGCTTTGCGTTTTTTACCGCCCTGGCCGTGACCACGGCCCTGGTGCCCGCCAACGCGGCGGCTCCAGCCGCCCCCGCCGCCTATACCTGGGATTTGGGCGACCTCTACCCCTCGCCGGAAGCCTGGACCGCCGCGCAAGGTAAGGTCAAAGGCGAAATCGACAAGCTGGACGGCTACAAAGCCACCATCGGCAAGAGCTCCAAGGATATGCTCGCCGCCCTCTCCGCGATGAGCGACACCCGCCGCCAGCTTGACCGGCTGTTCGTCTATGCCTCGCTGAAAGGTGACGAAGATGTGCGCGTTTCCAAGAACCAGGAGCGCGTGCAGCTCGCCCAGGCGCTGATGGCGCAATTCGGCGAGAAGACCTCTTGGCTGACCCCGACCATTCTGACCATCGGCGCCGATAAGGTCGCGGCCTTCGAAAAGCAGAGCCCGGAGCTGAAGAGCCGTTTCGGCTTCATGCTGGACAATATCCTGCGCGCCGCCCCCCACACCCTGACACCGGAAGCCGAGCAGGTGATGGCTTCGGTCTCCAATGTGCTGGCGCAGCCCAACACCATCTATAGCCAGCTTTCCAATGGCGACCTGCCCTACCCCTCGCTGGTACTCTCGGACGGCACCAAGGTGGAGCGCCTTGATCAGGCCCATTATTCGAAATACCGCCAATCGGCCAATCGCGATGACCGCAAGAAGGTGTTCGACACCTTCTGGGGCGCCTGGAAAAAATATGAAGGCACTTTCGGCGCCACGCTGAACACGCAAGTGCTGGCCGAAGAATTCGATGCCAAGGTACGCAAATTCCCCAATGCGCTCTCGGATGCCCTCTTCTCCGACAACATGCCGGAAGGGGTTTATCGCCAGCTTGTGGCCCAAGCAAATGCGGGGCTTCCCACCTTCCATCGTTATCTGAAACTGAGGAAACGCCAGCTTGGCATCAAGGACGAGCTTGGCTATCACGACATGTATCCCTCCATCTTCCCGCTCAAGACCGAACCGAAATTCACGGTGGAAGAGTCAGAGAAGATCGGGCTGGACGTCACTGCCGCCTATGGGCCGGAATATACGAACCTTCTGAAGAAGGGTTTTTCCTCGCGCTGGATGGATGTGCTGCCGCGTCAGGGCAAGGCCTCGGGCGCCTATATGAACGGCTCGGCCTATGACGTGCACCCCTATCTTTTGTTGAACCACAACGACGATTACCAGTCGCTCTCAACCCTGGTGCATGAGTGGGGCCATGCGGTGCACACGCTCCTGACCCATGACAATCAGCCTTACGAGAAATCCAACTACTCCACCTTCACGGCGGAAACGGCCTCTATCGGCAACGAAATGCTGCTGAACGATTATATGGTCGCGCATGCCAAGACGAAGGAAGAGAAGCTTTATTATCTCGGTGAAGGCCTGGAGCTGATCCGCACCACCTTCTTCCGCCAAACCATGTTCGGCGAATTCCAGCTCGCCATTCATGAAGAGGTGGAAAAGGGTAATGCCTTGACCGGCGAGAAGCTGTCCCAGATCTATTGCGGCCTGCTCAAGCACTATTATGGCGAGAAAGAAGGCATCACCAGGATCGACCCCAGCGTCTGCATCGAATGGGCTTTCATCCCGCACTTCTACTATGGCTTCTATGTTTATCAGTATGCCACCTCTATGGCTGGCGCCGCGGCGCTGACCAAAGAAATCGGCGAGCAGAAGCCCGGCGCGCGCGAGCGCTTCATCAACCTCTTGAAGGCTGGCGGCTCGGATTATCCCTATGAGATCTACAAGAAGGCCGGGCTCGATATGGCGACGCCTGCGCCCTATCAAGCGCTTATCGCCCGCATGAATCGCCTGATGGATCAGATCGACGAGCTGGAAAAGCAGAAGTAA
- a CDS encoding TIGR03862 family flavoprotein, which yields MPHIAVIGGGPAGLRAAEILAEAGHGVTVFDQKPSFGRKFLMAGRGGLNLTHSEPAPDFLKKYGAAETLMARAFERFSPKDLVEWCHGMGLKTFVGTSGRVYPETMKASPLLRAWLKRLDGLGVRFCPRHRWQGWEGDALVFQTSTGEAVRFTPDATLIALGGASWPHLGSDGQWANIFGKADIALSPFRPANCGFLVSWSEIFRTKHAGEPLKPVTLSFAGNEKRGEVMITEKGVEGSLIYAFGAALRDAIEAKGKADITLDLRPDLSQEALLKRLSAPRGSQSFSNFLRKASGLSPLALSLLREGQKDLPLDPEVLAARIKAMPLALTGTAPLARAISTAGGVRLDAVDDHLMLKARPGVFVAGEMLDWEAPTGGYLLQGCFSTAAIAAEGIKAFLAPA from the coding sequence GTGCCCCACATAGCCGTCATCGGCGGCGGTCCCGCCGGATTGCGCGCCGCCGAAATTCTCGCTGAAGCCGGCCACGGCGTGACGGTGTTCGACCAGAAGCCCAGCTTCGGGCGCAAGTTCCTGATGGCGGGGCGGGGCGGCCTCAACCTCACCCATAGTGAGCCCGCGCCGGATTTCCTGAAGAAATATGGTGCCGCCGAGACCCTCATGGCGCGCGCCTTCGAACGTTTCTCGCCCAAGGACCTGGTGGAATGGTGCCATGGAATGGGCCTGAAAACCTTTGTCGGCACGTCGGGGCGCGTCTACCCCGAAACCATGAAAGCCTCGCCGCTTTTGCGCGCCTGGTTGAAGCGGCTGGATGGGCTTGGCGTGCGTTTTTGCCCCCGCCATCGCTGGCAGGGCTGGGAGGGCGATGCGCTCGTCTTTCAGACCAGCACAGGTGAGGCGGTGCGCTTCACGCCCGACGCCACCCTCATCGCGCTGGGTGGCGCTTCCTGGCCGCATTTGGGTTCCGATGGGCAATGGGCGAATATCTTTGGCAAAGCCGATATCGCGCTCTCTCCATTCCGCCCCGCCAATTGTGGTTTTCTGGTTTCCTGGTCGGAGATTTTCCGCACCAAGCATGCGGGTGAGCCCTTGAAGCCGGTCACGCTTTCCTTTGCCGGAAACGAAAAGCGCGGCGAGGTCATGATCACCGAAAAAGGCGTGGAAGGCAGTCTGATCTATGCGTTCGGCGCGGCCTTGCGCGATGCGATCGAGGCCAAAGGCAAAGCTGACATCACCCTCGATCTGCGCCCTGATCTGTCGCAAGAGGCTTTGCTGAAACGTCTCTCCGCCCCGCGCGGCAGCCAGTCTTTCTCCAATTTCTTGCGCAAAGCCTCCGGCCTTTCCCCGCTCGCGCTCTCGTTGCTGCGCGAGGGTCAAAAGGATCTGCCGCTAGACCCAGAAGTCCTCGCCGCGCGCATCAAGGCGATGCCGCTCGCCCTTACCGGCACGGCCCCGCTCGCCCGCGCCATCTCTACCGCCGGCGGCGTGAGGCTGGACGCCGTCGATGATCATCTAATGCTGAAAGCGCGCCCTGGCGTCTTTGTGGCGGGTGAGATGCTGGATTGGGAAGCCCCGACTGGCGGCTATCTCTTGCAGGGCTGCTTTTCCACCGCGGCGATAGCGGCGGAGGGGATCAAGGCTTTCCTCGCTCCCGCTTGA
- a CDS encoding VOC family protein: MKRAIFLASVAFTVSAYAAPVRPAITGVSHLSVYSADMAKSDAFYTHHLGAVKRPDPEDAKGVRYYFNARQFVEVLPLPANAGINRMDHGAFNTADAEGLRAYLAANKIAVPKAVTKASDGSKYFRVKDPEGNTIEFIEAPKSLPDIPAVSPSNRMIHFGMIVHSQAAEDPFYRKLLGFKPYWFGGMTSENPTWISSQVPEGHEWVEYMIVSGPEKTGIPASMPQATAGVLNHFALGVGNMEKTVTLLTEGERISEKNDGPKIGRDGKWQFNMYDPDGTRAEFMEFHAATKPCCSPFTASDPEE; the protein is encoded by the coding sequence ATGAAACGCGCAATATTCCTTGCCAGCGTGGCGTTTACTGTGAGCGCTTACGCGGCACCCGTTCGCCCCGCGATTACCGGGGTTTCGCATTTAAGCGTCTATTCCGCCGACATGGCGAAGTCGGACGCCTTCTATACGCATCATTTGGGCGCGGTGAAGCGGCCCGATCCGGAAGATGCCAAAGGCGTGCGCTATTACTTTAATGCGCGCCAATTCGTGGAGGTGCTGCCGCTGCCCGCCAATGCCGGGATCAATCGCATGGATCATGGCGCCTTCAATACCGCAGATGCCGAAGGGCTGCGCGCCTATCTCGCGGCCAACAAGATCGCGGTGCCCAAAGCCGTGACCAAGGCCAGTGATGGCAGCAAATATTTCCGCGTCAAAGATCCCGAAGGCAACACCATCGAATTCATCGAAGCGCCCAAAAGCCTGCCCGATATCCCCGCGGTGAGCCCTTCCAACCGCATGATCCATTTCGGCATGATCGTGCATAGCCAAGCTGCCGAGGACCCGTTCTATAGAAAGCTGTTGGGGTTCAAGCCTTACTGGTTCGGCGGCATGACGTCGGAAAACCCAACCTGGATTTCCTCGCAAGTGCCCGAAGGCCATGAGTGGGTGGAATATATGATCGTCTCGGGGCCGGAGAAGACGGGCATTCCGGCAAGCATGCCGCAAGCCACCGCCGGCGTGCTCAATCATTTCGCGCTGGGCGTCGGCAATATGGAAAAGACCGTGACGCTGCTCACCGAAGGCGAGCGCATCTCAGAAAAGAATGACGGACCGAAAATCGGGCGCGACGGCAAATGGCAGTTCAATATGTATGACCCGGACGGCACGCGGGCGGAATTCATGGAATTCCACGCCGCGACCAAACCGTGCTGCTCGCCCTTTACGGCAAGCGATCCGGAGGAGTGA
- a CDS encoding thioredoxin family protein: MKRFLAASALVLSAVAVPGLSADAPRVSVAAMTDLPVVERSPYDEKADAVAAVDAAFARAKKSHKRVLIDLGGNWCGDCIVLANIMALKEVKPFIASKFEVVAVDVGRFDKNLAIPARFGITSRLEGVPAVIVAEPDGTFVNKGKITALSDARHMSPQAVVDWLAQWAK; this comes from the coding sequence ATGAAGCGTTTTCTTGCCGCCTCGGCGCTGGTGCTTTCGGCTGTAGCCGTTCCCGGGTTGTCGGCGGATGCCCCCCGTGTTTCCGTCGCAGCTATGACCGATCTGCCGGTGGTCGAGCGTAGCCCCTATGACGAAAAAGCCGATGCCGTGGCCGCGGTCGATGCCGCCTTCGCCCGCGCCAAGAAGAGCCATAAGCGGGTGCTGATCGATCTCGGCGGCAATTGGTGCGGCGACTGCATTGTGCTCGCCAACATCATGGCGCTGAAAGAGGTGAAGCCCTTCATCGCCTCCAAATTCGAAGTGGTCGCTGTCGATGTCGGCCGCTTCGACAAGAACCTCGCCATCCCGGCGCGTTTCGGCATCACCAGTCGCCTTGAAGGGGTGCCCGCCGTGATCGTCGCTGAACCGGATGGCACCTTCGTCAATAAGGGCAAGATCACCGCCCTCTCCGACGCCCGTCATATGTCACCGCAAGCCGTCGTCGACTGGCTGGCGCAGTGGGCGAAGTAA
- a CDS encoding patatin-like phospholipase family protein codes for MPQTVQGDTVRILSIDGGGIRGILPAALLQFLEEHTGQRAADLFHLISGTSTGGIICCGLAKGMSAAELGKFYSDHGGAIFHRSLWDRLSHPSLTGPKYNADALEATLKDILGDMRLSDITSTEVLVPTYAIELPEAQQQSGVKSTRTPMFFKSWKARGMGLQSRPNPATGQVQQQTAADFDFFLRDVARATSAAPTYFAPAQITNKAGKRYAAVDGGVFANNPALCALAEAYKLFPGKKNYIVVSLGTGSLERDIPYAAAKDWGEIGWLHPILSILMDGNADTVCYQCDQVLGDHHYRFEVTLGRDPHDPYTVNDDFDDASVDNIARLVRLSGKLVQDSMPRLNELCGLLAPADTAKKAG; via the coding sequence ATGCCGCAAACCGTGCAAGGCGATACGGTCCGCATCCTTTCCATCGATGGCGGTGGCATCCGCGGCATTCTTCCAGCGGCCCTTCTGCAATTCCTCGAAGAGCATACGGGCCAGCGCGCAGCCGATCTCTTCCACCTCATCTCGGGCACGTCCACCGGCGGCATCATCTGCTGCGGCCTCGCCAAAGGCATGTCGGCGGCAGAGCTCGGTAAATTCTATTCCGATCATGGCGGGGCGATTTTCCATCGCTCGCTCTGGGACAGGCTTTCCCATCCCTCGCTCACAGGCCCGAAATATAATGCAGACGCGCTGGAGGCGACGCTCAAGGATATTCTCGGCGATATGCGCCTCAGCGATATCACCTCCACAGAGGTGCTGGTGCCGACCTATGCCATCGAATTGCCTGAAGCCCAGCAACAATCCGGCGTGAAATCCACCCGCACGCCGATGTTCTTCAAAAGCTGGAAGGCGCGCGGTATGGGGCTGCAAAGCCGCCCCAATCCTGCCACGGGCCAAGTGCAGCAACAAACCGCGGCCGATTTCGATTTCTTCTTGCGCGATGTGGCGCGCGCTACCTCCGCCGCGCCGACCTATTTTGCGCCCGCGCAGATTACCAACAAGGCAGGCAAGCGCTATGCGGCGGTGGATGGCGGTGTCTTCGCTAACAACCCCGCGCTCTGCGCGCTGGCCGAGGCCTATAAGCTTTTCCCGGGCAAGAAGAATTATATCGTGGTCTCGTTAGGCACAGGCTCGCTGGAACGCGACATCCCCTATGCGGCGGCGAAGGATTGGGGCGAGATCGGCTGGCTGCATCCCATCCTCTCCATCCTGATGGACGGCAATGCCGATACCGTCTGCTATCAGTGCGATCAGGTTCTGGGCGATCATCATTACCGTTTCGAGGTCACGCTGGGCCGCGATCCGCACGATCCCTACACCGTGAATGATGATTTCGACGATGCCTCGGTCGACAACATCGCCCGTCTGGTGCGGCTCTCAGGAAAGCTGGTGCAGGATTCGATGCCGCGCCTGAATGAGCTTTGCGGGCTTCTCGCCCCGGCAGATACGGCCAAGAAGGCGGGTTAG
- a CDS encoding TerC family protein, translated as METIGVWWMWLVFGLLVSAMFAADLFLAKGETRVSIRKAALWSVLWVALSIAFAGALWGYLDQTLGRQIANEKAVAFLTGYLVEKSLAIDNVFVWMMIFSFFAIPIHLQRRVLLYGILGAIVLRTVMIFAGSWLIAEFHWLLYLFGAFLLITGVKMAWFADHETNLAQNPLIRWIKKHYPVTEHLEGERFFVLRDGMRMATPLVLALILVEFSDVIFAVDSIPAIFAITTDPFIVLTSNLFAILGLRAMYFLLADLGGRFSLLKYGLAAILVFIGAKMLIVDWIKIPVWLSLSAVALALAISIAASLMRKPELQAGKRS; from the coding sequence ATGGAAACGATAGGCGTCTGGTGGATGTGGCTGGTCTTTGGCCTGCTGGTTTCCGCCATGTTCGCCGCCGATCTGTTTCTGGCCAAGGGGGAGACGCGCGTTTCCATTCGCAAGGCAGCGCTGTGGTCGGTTCTATGGGTCGCGCTGTCGATCGCTTTTGCTGGCGCCCTATGGGGGTATCTGGACCAGACGCTAGGCCGTCAGATCGCGAACGAAAAAGCTGTAGCCTTCCTCACCGGCTATCTGGTGGAGAAATCGCTCGCCATCGACAATGTTTTTGTCTGGATGATGATTTTCTCCTTCTTCGCCATCCCCATTCATCTGCAACGCCGGGTGCTGCTCTACGGCATTCTCGGCGCCATCGTGCTGCGCACCGTGATGATCTTCGCCGGAAGCTGGCTGATCGCAGAGTTTCATTGGCTGCTCTATCTCTTCGGCGCCTTCCTTCTCATCACCGGCGTGAAGATGGCCTGGTTTGCCGATCACGAGACGAATCTTGCGCAAAATCCGCTGATCCGCTGGATCAAGAAGCACTACCCGGTGACAGAGCATTTGGAGGGCGAGCGCTTTTTCGTCCTGCGCGATGGCATGCGCATGGCGACCCCGTTGGTGCTGGCGCTGATCCTGGTGGAATTTTCCGATGTGATTTTCGCTGTCGACAGCATCCCGGCGATTTTCGCGATCACCACTGATCCCTTCATCGTCCTGACCTCGAATCTCTTCGCCATATTGGGGCTGCGCGCGATGTATTTCCTCCTTGCCGATCTCGGCGGCAGGTTTTCGCTGCTCAAATACGGCCTTGCCGCCATCCTGGTTTTCATCGGTGCCAAGATGCTGATCGTGGATTGGATCAAGATTCCAGTCTGGCTCTCCTTAAGCGCCGTCGCGCTGGCCCTCGCGATCTCCATCGCCGCCAGCCTGATGCGGAAACCCGAACTGCAGGCAGGCAAGAGGTCATAG